The Glycine soja cultivar W05 chromosome 3, ASM419377v2, whole genome shotgun sequence genome window below encodes:
- the LOC114407486 gene encoding pectin acetylesterase 3-like isoform X2: MKVILLLIAASFSFVSVLRSEAEHLFQNDAVSLAVEVPPGPPPLMVPLTLIQGAASKGAVCLDGTLPGYHFHPGFGSGANSWLIQLEGGGWCNTISSCVFRKTTRRGSSKYMEKQLAFTGLLSNKAEENPDFFNWNRVKVRYCDGASFSGDSQNEVAQLQFRGQKIWQAAMQELLFKGMQKANQALLSGCSAGGLASIIHCDEFRSLFPTSTKVKCLSDAGFFLDAVDVSGGHTLRNLFGGVVKLQEVQKNLPNSCLNQLDPTSCFFPQNLINYVETPLFLLNAAYDAWQVQESLVPHSADPHGSWNDCKANHAHCNSSQIQFLQDFRNQMLNDVKGFSETSQTGLFINSCFAHCQSERQDTWFADDSPLINNVPVAIAVGDWFLDRKTVKAIDCAYPCDNTCHNLVFK; this comes from the exons ATGAAGGTGATTCTATTACTCATAGCAGCATCATTTTCCTTTGTTTCTGTACTTAGATCTGAGGCTGAGCATTTGTTCCAAAACGATGCCGTTTCACTGGCAGTGGAAGTACCGCCCGGACCTCCACCTCTCATGGTCCCCCTCACTCTCATTCAGGGAGCTGCTTCCAAAGGAGccg TCTGTTTGGATGGAACATTGCCTGGTTACCACTTTCATCCTGGATTTGGATCTGGGGCAAATAGTTGGCTCATTCAATTGGAG GGAGGAGGATGGTGTAATACCATCAGTAGTTGTGTCTTTAGAAAAACTACTCGTCGTGGTTCCTCAAAATACATGGAAAAGCAACTAGCATTCACAGGGTTGTTGAGCAATAAAGCTGAAGAAAACCCTG ATTTCTTTAACTGGAACAGAGTTAAAGTACGGTACTGTGATGGGGCATCTTTCAGTGGAGATAGTCAAAACGAG GTTGCACAGCTTCAATTTCGAGGACAAAAAATATGGCAAGCTGCAATGCAGGAATTATTGTTCAAGGGAATGCAGAAGGCCAACCAG GCCCTTTTGTCTGGATGCTCTGCAGGTGGTCTGGCATCTATAATACATTGTGATGAGTTCCGGAGCTTGTTTCCTACATCTACCAAAGTGAAATGTTTGAGTGATGCCGGGTTTTTCCTAGATGC AGTTGATGTATCTGGGGGTCACACACTGAGGAATCTGTTTGGAGGTGTAGTTAAGTTACAG GAGGTGCAAAAAAATCTGCCAAATAGTTGTCTCAACCAACTGGACCCAACTtcg TGTTTTTTTCCTCAGAATTTGATCAACTATGTTGAGACTCCACTGTTTCTGCTCAATGCAGCTTATGATGCATGGCAG GTCCAAGAAAGTTTGGTCCCACATTCAGCAGATCCCCATGGCTCTTGGAATGATTGTAAAGCAAATCATGCACACTGtaactcatctcaaattcagttCCTCCAAG ACTTCAGAAATCAAATGCTAAATGATGTGAAAGGCTTCTCTGAGACATCTCAAACTGGGTTATTCATAAATTCTTGTTTTGCTCATTGCCAGTCTGAGAGACAAGATACATGGTTTGCTGATGACTCTCCACTCATTAACAACGTG CCAGTTGCAATTGCTGTTGGAGACTGGTTTTTGGATCGGAAAACTGTCAAAGCTATCGACTGTGCTTACCCCTGTGACAATACCTGCCATAATCTGGTCTTCAAGTGA
- the LOC114407484 gene encoding uncharacterized protein LOC114407484, translated as MASDETMNFHSCSLHEDDFDDDDDDHPHNLSRLSVCTGSTFGVDDDVDNLASMCVSHLSIESFDADGELSSDSENELGSCYSLPSTPPRMRKQLKDYASDNGNEITNKSDPRRRRRSFRRERWGFEKTKIRKEEGLSGDSDQSGVMLITRPKGGIRSLCMDLEEVKACRDLGFELEHERMLEIPSRLSFSNSTLDTSSGSNSPIANWRISAPGDDPRDVKARLKVWAQAVALASASKYGT; from the exons ATGGCTTCGGATGAGACCATGAACTTTCACTCTTGTTCGTTACACGAAGATGactttgatgatgatgatgatgatcaccCCCACAACTTGTCGAGGCTCTCCGTGTGCACTGGCAGCACCTTTGGTGTCGACGACGATGTTGACAATCTGGCCTCCATGTGCGTGTCACACTTGTCCATCGAAAGCTTCGACGCAGATGGTGAGTTATCATCCGACTCAGAAAACGAATTGGGAAGTTGTTACTCTCTGCCCTCTACGCCCCCACGAATGAGGAAACAGCTTAAGGACTATGCCAGTGACAATGGGAATGAAATTACAAACAAGAGTGATCCACGGAGAAGGAGAAGATCCTTTAGGAGGGAGAGGTGGGGGTTTGAGAAGACTAAGATCAGGAAAGAGGAGGGGCTTAGTGGGGATAGTGATCAAAGTGGTGTCATGCTCATAACTAGACCCAAAGGTGGAATTAGGTCTCTTTGCATGGACTTGGAGGAAGTTAAGGCTTGTAGAGATCTTGGATTTGAGTTGGAACACGAACGTATGCTTGAGATCCCTTCTCGTCTCTCTTTTTCCAATTCCACACTTGACACTAGCAGTGGTAGCAACTCTCCCATCGCCAATTGGCGTATCTCTGCTCCAG GTGATGATCCACGAGACGTGAAGGCACGGCTCAAAGTGTGGGCGCAGGCGGTGGCACTTGCGTCTGCCTCAAAATACGGCACATga
- the LOC114407483 gene encoding transcription factor MYB61-like — protein sequence MGRHSCCYKQKLRKGLWSPEEDEKLLRHITKYGHGCWSSVPKQAGLQRCGKSCRLRWINYLRPDLKRGTFSQEEENLIIELHAVLGNRWSQIAAQLPGRTDNEIKNLWNSCLKKKLRQRGIDPVTHKPLSEVENGEEGKTRSQELSNELNLLNSESFKSDEGSYEQRASSIAPKAYEMEGSCSSKINNTKNDTNLMSNCSNKDMFLDSYTTSCQPSDLMGNYPLHITDTLPTNSNSCHWFSQTARPFDINSNSEFTITSNVMSILPPTTTSFLPSTSFCYKSSLGVPSEDISAPSFGLNGPSYWEASASNNSNGSNNTSDGSRELTTTSSKNSVLSSWELTEEAKWSEYLHNPMLMLAAPESLCNQIRPATHLIPDNTLGAIILPDSKNQQQQQQQQQSQNSCIFSKDVQKLTAAFGHI from the exons ATGGGAAGGCACTCTTGCTGTTACAAACAGAAACTTAGGAAGGGTCTTTGGTCaccagaagaagatgaaaaaCTTTTGAGGCATATCACTAAGTACGGTCATGGATGTTGGAGCTCAGTTCCTAAGCAAGCAG GTTTGCAGAGGTGCGGCAAAAGCTGCAGGCTTAGGTGGATCAATTATTTAAGGCCTGATTTGAAGAGAGGTACATTTTCACAAGAGGAGGAAAATCTCATCATTGAACTTCATGCAGTGCTAGGGAACAG ATGGTCTCAAATTGCAGCACAATTGCCAGGGAGGACTGACAATGAAATAAAGAATCTGTGGAATTCTTGCTTAAAGAAGAAACTCAGGCAAAGAGGAATAGACCCTGTGACACATAAGCCACTGTCagaggttgagaatggagaggaGGGCAAAACGAGGAGCCAAGAATTATCCAATGAACTGAACCTCCTGAATTCAGAGAGCTTCAAGTCAGATGAAGGGTCCTATGagcagagagcatcatcaattGCCCCCAAAGCCTATGAGATGGAAGGCTCTTGCAGCTCCAAGATTAACAACACCAAAAACGACACCAACTTGATGTCCAATTGTTCCAACAAAGACATGTTCCTAGACAGCTACACCACTAGTTGCCAACCCTCAGATTTGATGGGAAATTACCCTCTTCATATCACTGACACTCTCCCAACCAATTCAAACTCTTGCCATTGGTTCAGCCAAACTGCAAGACCCTTTGATATAAACTCAAACTCTGAGTTTACAATTACTTCCAATGTTATGTCCATTCTTCCACCTACAACAACCTCATTCCTCCCAAGTACTTCTTTTTGCTACAAGTCATCACTTGGTGTCCCTTCAGAAGATATTTCAGCACCCTCTTTTGGATTGAATGGTCCCAGTTACTGGGAAGCAAGTGCCTCCAACAACAGCAATGGAAGCAACAACACGAGTGATGGCAGCAGAGAGTTGACAACTACAAGTAGCAAGAACAGTGTGCTCTCTTCTTGGGAATTGACAGAAGAAGCAAAGTGGTCTGAGTACCTCCACAACCCAATGTTAATGCTGGCAGCTCCTGAATCATTGTGCAACCAAATTAGGCCAGCCACACATTTGATACCTGATAACACTTTAGGGGCAATAATATTGCCTGATTCCAagaatcaacaacaacaacaacaacaacaacagtctCAAAATTCTTGCATCTTCTCCAAGGACGTGCAGAAGCTAACAGCAGCATTTGGACATATATAG
- the LOC114407486 gene encoding pectin acetylesterase 3-like isoform X1 has protein sequence MKVILLLIAASFSFVSVLRSEAEHLFQNDAVSLAVEVPPGPPPLMVPLTLIQGAASKGAVCLDGTLPGYHFHPGFGSGANSWLIQLEGGGWCNTISSCVFRKTTRRGSSKYMEKQLAFTGLLSNKAEENPDFFNWNRVKVRYCDGASFSGDSQNEVAQLQFRGQKIWQAAMQELLFKGMQKANQALLSGCSAGGLASIIHCDEFRSLFPTSTKVKCLSDAGFFLDAVDVSGGHTLRNLFGGVVKLQEVQKNLPNSCLNQLDPTSCFFPQNLINYVETPLFLLNAAYDAWQVQESLVPHSADPHGSWNDCKANHAHCNSSQIQFLQDFRNQMLNDVKGFSETSQTGLFINSCFAHCQSERQDTWFADDSPLINNVPVAIAVGDWFLDRKTVKAIDCAYPCDNTCHNLVFNAGKSAAVDYQSTSDDGIPTNTMTMIYSHSTRLTFSTGLYMLRVLSAFTCS, from the exons ATGAAGGTGATTCTATTACTCATAGCAGCATCATTTTCCTTTGTTTCTGTACTTAGATCTGAGGCTGAGCATTTGTTCCAAAACGATGCCGTTTCACTGGCAGTGGAAGTACCGCCCGGACCTCCACCTCTCATGGTCCCCCTCACTCTCATTCAGGGAGCTGCTTCCAAAGGAGccg TCTGTTTGGATGGAACATTGCCTGGTTACCACTTTCATCCTGGATTTGGATCTGGGGCAAATAGTTGGCTCATTCAATTGGAG GGAGGAGGATGGTGTAATACCATCAGTAGTTGTGTCTTTAGAAAAACTACTCGTCGTGGTTCCTCAAAATACATGGAAAAGCAACTAGCATTCACAGGGTTGTTGAGCAATAAAGCTGAAGAAAACCCTG ATTTCTTTAACTGGAACAGAGTTAAAGTACGGTACTGTGATGGGGCATCTTTCAGTGGAGATAGTCAAAACGAG GTTGCACAGCTTCAATTTCGAGGACAAAAAATATGGCAAGCTGCAATGCAGGAATTATTGTTCAAGGGAATGCAGAAGGCCAACCAG GCCCTTTTGTCTGGATGCTCTGCAGGTGGTCTGGCATCTATAATACATTGTGATGAGTTCCGGAGCTTGTTTCCTACATCTACCAAAGTGAAATGTTTGAGTGATGCCGGGTTTTTCCTAGATGC AGTTGATGTATCTGGGGGTCACACACTGAGGAATCTGTTTGGAGGTGTAGTTAAGTTACAG GAGGTGCAAAAAAATCTGCCAAATAGTTGTCTCAACCAACTGGACCCAACTtcg TGTTTTTTTCCTCAGAATTTGATCAACTATGTTGAGACTCCACTGTTTCTGCTCAATGCAGCTTATGATGCATGGCAG GTCCAAGAAAGTTTGGTCCCACATTCAGCAGATCCCCATGGCTCTTGGAATGATTGTAAAGCAAATCATGCACACTGtaactcatctcaaattcagttCCTCCAAG ACTTCAGAAATCAAATGCTAAATGATGTGAAAGGCTTCTCTGAGACATCTCAAACTGGGTTATTCATAAATTCTTGTTTTGCTCATTGCCAGTCTGAGAGACAAGATACATGGTTTGCTGATGACTCTCCACTCATTAACAACGTG CCAGTTGCAATTGCTGTTGGAGACTGGTTTTTGGATCGGAAAACTGTCAAAGCTATCGACTGTGCTTACCCCTGTGACAATACCTGCCATAATCTGGTCTTCAA TGCTGGTAAATCTGCTGCGGTGGACTACCAGTCCACAAG TGATGATGGCATACCTACCAATACCATGACCATGATATATTCCCACTCCACGAGGCTGACTTTTAGTACTGGCCTATATATGCTACGTGTTTTATCGGCATTTACATGTTCCTAG